The DNA region NNNNNNNNNNNNNNNNNNNNNNNNNNNNNNNNNNNNNNNNNNNNNNNNNNNNNNNNNNNNNNNNNNNNNNNNNNNNNNNNNNNNNNNNNNNNNNNNNNNNNNNNNNNNNNNNNNNNNNNNNNNNNNNNNNNNNNNNNNNNNNNNNNNNNNNNNNNNNNNNNNNNNNNNNNNNNNNNNNNNNNNNNNNNNNNNNNNNNNNNNNNNNNNNNNNNNNNNNNNNNNNNNNNNNNNNNNNNNNNNNNNNNNNNNNNNNNNNNNNNNNNNNNNNNNNNNNNNNNNNNNNNNNNNNNNNNNNNNNNNNNNNNNNNNNNNNNNNNNNNNNNNNNNNNNNNNNNNNNNNNNNNNNNNNNNNNNNNNNNNNNNNNNNNNNNNNNNNNNNNNNNNNNNNNNNNNNNNNNNNNNNNNNNNNNNNNNNNNNNNNNNNNNNNNNNNNNNNNNNNNNNNNNNNNNNNNNNNNNNNNNNNNNNNNNNNNNNNNNNNNNNNNNNNNNNNNNNNNNNNNNNNNNNNNNNNNNNNNNNNNNNNNNNNNNNNNNNNNNNNNNNNNNNNNNNNNNNNNNNNNNNNNNNNNNNNNNNNNNNNNNNNNNNNNNNNNNNNNNNNNNNNNNNNNNNNNNNNNNNNNNNNNNNNNNNNNNNNNNNNNNNNNNNNNNNNNNNNNNNNNNNNNNNNNNNNNNNNNNNNNNNNNNNNNNNNNNNNNNNNNNNNNNNNNNNNNNNNNNNNNNNNNNNNNNNNNNNNNNNNNNNNNNNNNNNNNNNNNNNNNNNNNNNNNNNNNNNNNNNNNNNNNNNNNNNNNNNNNNNNNNNNNNNNNNNNNNNNNNNNNNNNNNNNNNNNNNNNNNNNNNNNNNNNNNNNNNNNNNNNNNNNNNNNNNNNNNNNNNNNNNNNNNNNNNNNNNNNNNNNNNNNNNNNNNNNNNNNNNNNNNNNNNNNNNNNNNNNNNNNNNNNNNNNNNNNNNNNNNNNNNNNNNNNNNNNNNNNNNNNNNNNNNNNNNNNNNNNNNNNNNNNNNNNNNNNNNNNNNNNNNNNNNNNNNNNNNNNNNNNNNNNNNNNNNNNNNNNNNNNNNNNNNNNNNNNNNNNNNNNNNNNNNNNNNNNNNNNNNNNNNNNNNNNNNNNNNNNNNNNNNNNNNNNNNNNNNNNNNNNNNNNNNNNNNNNNNNNNNNNNNNNNNNNNNNNNNNNNNNNNNNNNNNNNNNNNNNNNNNNNNNNNNNNNNNNNNNNNNNNNNNNNNNNNNNNNNNNNNNNNNNNNNNNNNNNNNNNNNNNNNNNNNNNNNNNNNNNNNNNNNNNNNNNNNNNNNNNNNNNNNNNNNNNNNNNNNNNNNNNNNNNNNNNNNNNNNNNNNNNNNNNNNNNNNNNNNNNNNNNNNNNNNNNNNNNNNNNNNNNNNNNNNNNNNNNNNNNNNNNNNNNNNNNNNNNNNNNNNNNNNNNNNNNNNNNNNNNNNNNNNNNNNNNNNNNNNNNNNNNNNNNNNNNNNNNNNNNNNNNNNNNNNNNNNNNNNNNNNNNNNNNNNNNNNNNNNNNNNNNNNNNNNNNNNNNNNNNNNNNNNNNNNNNNNNNNNNNNNNNNNNNNNNNNNNNNNNNNNNNNNNNNNNNNNNNNNNNNNNNNNNNNNNNNNNNNNNNNNNNNNNNNNNNNNNNNNNNNNNNNNNNNNNNNNNNNNNNNNNNNNNNNNNNNNNNNNNNNNNNNNNNNNNNNNNNNNNNNNNNNNNNNNNNNNNNNNNNNNNNNNNNNNNNNNNNNNNNNNNNNNNNNNNNNNNNNNNNNNNNNNNNNNNNNNNNNNNAAACCAGAGACGGTAAAAAACGCTTAAGCCGAAGacataaaacttttgaaataatcttataactcaCGTTACACAGACTTATAGGCCGAAACTCTGTCATACGTTGTGGGTGATCCACCTTAGGGATGAGACAAATATTAGTCTCATTAAAGCGAGGATCAAAGCCACCCGTCCTAAAGAAATTTTTAACCAGAGCCACCAGATCTCCTTTTAATGAAGGCCAGAACCGTTGAAAGAATAAAGCTGTCATACCGTCAGGGCCTGGAGATTTCTCTGGATGCATAGCAAATAAAGCTTTCCGAACCTCCGCCTCCGTAATTTCCCTTATTAGACTTCGATTCATATGATCTGTAATAATAGGTGAAATCTCCTGTAGTATTTCTGATATACCAGTTACATCAGACCGTTtaaacaaatcctcaaaatatttGGAAGCTATATTCTCCATTCCCAAAGGTGACTCATCCCAAACGTTATCCGGGCCAAATAACCCAACAATCCTATTCCGGACCCTCCTTTGCTTAGTCGaagcatgaaaatattttgtatttttatctccCACCCGTAACCAGAATTTCCGGCTCTTCTGTTGCCAATACAACTCCTCATCCCGATAagcctcttttaattttctctcaATGTCTCGAATCTCATCCTGAGAAATCAAGTCATCCATCTTGGCCTCCTGTAAGGCAGCCTTCAGTGAAGAGATAAGGGACGGGCCAGAAGTCACGTTATTTTTCCGCCACCACGAAATCGAATTTCGACAAGTCctaattttatccaaaaaagcCGGTACCCGAAAATTGTTTGTGCGCGCCCATCCGGACTCTACCGCACCTAAAAGTCCGTCCTTCCCCAACCAACGTTTATCAAAACGAAACTGCCTATACCGGCGAGAGGCTGTTTTCAGACAAGTAGCCAGAATGGGACAATGATCAGATCCGACCATCTCCAAATAATCCACCCTCGAATTTGGGAAAAAACTATGCCAATCTTCATTACCTAGAGCACGATCTAAGCGACACCGAACCACCTGGTTATTACAGCGATTACCTCGCCAGGATAATTGCTCTCCATAACACGGGAATTCAAGCATACCACAGTGCCGAATCATTGTTTGAAAGGGCACAAAAGAGGAAGCAGGCCGTAAGGCCCCACCCCTTTTCTCATGATTCCCAACAAGTTCATTGAAATCTCCAATCAAAAACCAAGGATCTATCCGGAAAGAACCAATATCCATTAACTTCTCCCATACCTTTGCACGATTCTGCAGAATTGGatccccataaacaaaagacaaataaacCAATTGTTGACCAAATGAAGCTTTAACATCAATAATTCGATTActatcatataaaatagaaagttttatttcatccatGAAAAATAAAGCTAACCCTCCACTAGAACCATGGGGATCAACAGtgtacaaattattataaccaaactttttttgaaatttttgtaaataagaaaaacactttttagtttctgataaaaataagatgtcTGGCCGATGCTGCTTCCACAAATCTCCCAAATATCCTTCTGTCAGATCCACCCctatgccctgacagttccaactcagAATCTTCACGTTCTAGCCGGCGGTTTCGGGAGAGCCCCCATCCCTTTCTTTCCTTGACGCCCCCCATCCGAAGGTTTAGTGCCCACTGTATTATTACCCAGTTTCCCCATCAGCTTCTGTTTATTCCCTTCACCTGCAGGTTTAGACAAAGCCTTAGCAAGTAAACGTTTCCCTGGAGAAGCTAAAGCCAAAGAAGGCATCCTAGAACCGCTAGCACTCTTCCTAACATAAGAAttaaaattcttctttttatgcCCACCTGTCGCATCTAAAGTAAATGCTGCCATAGCATTATTAACAATCCCCACATCTAACTCAACCGATACATGAGAAGAGGGTGTACCTTTCGGAATACAGTCATAATCACCCTGGGAATCAGTAACCTGATCCACTTGAACCTCAGACCCTTGATCCGTATGACCCCCCACACCCTGAGTTGGAGAAACAGCCCCCTCCTGGACACCGTTAAGATCAGACTTACCCATATCATCAAATTCACCATCCTCAAGCAAGTCATCATTGTCAACCTCAAAATCCATAGCCAGATCAGCCCCGGCATCTCCCTTAACAACACTCCCCTCAGCCTCCTTGTCCGCTGGTGGATCACTAGAGCTGGGGTCTCCCACAATATTATCAATTCGCATCGAACTATGCTCCACAACAGCCGCCTGTTTGACCTTAAAAAGAGGTTTAGGCCAAGCCGTACCAGCACTCTTTCGGTTAAGAACATAACCGGGGACCTTACCCGAACCCTCTCCATTCCCTGAATGTGTACCGCGATGAGAACCTTCCTCTCGACCAGTGACCTCACCGAAACTCCTCTTCTGACCCCAAGCGTGACCCTGTAGATGCTCTTGTTGACGAGGACGGTGAGAACCATTACCGTTAGAACTCTGACCTCCAAAACGTTGCTGGGGAAAATATCCAAATTCGCTAGAATCCGCAGACTGAAAATCCAGGGCCCTCTTAGCATGCTTTCTAGGCTTTTCCCAACCCCCAGCATTAAGATGCTGTTCTTGCTTCACAGCTGGAAATTGCCTTTGACTACCTCGACTATCCCTCTGCAAATCCGCACCTTGGACAGTAGCCCCCTTAAGAACCTCTGGACAGACCTTGGAATCATGGGTGATCCGGGAACAATGCTCACAAACCCCATTTAATTTCTCATACTCTAGTGAGACCACAATCTCGTCCCCAGTTGCAAAAGGCACCACCATCTTGAAGATCAGCGGATTGAACCCATTAACTGACACACATAGACTACCCGTTTCCTCATCAACCTCTTGAATCCTCCCAAGCTTCTTACCAACAGCCTCAAAAGTAGCCACCTCCCACAAATGCATTGGAATCCCTAACACTTTAACCCAGAAGTTGATAGCTGAAGGGTAGGAGGAAGAGATGACTGGCTCCCATCGAACCAGTGAGACCATCCAACCATCAAAATGGTATGGACCATTTTGCAAAACTGACAAAATATCTTCCTCATCCTCAAAATTAAACTGAAAAACCCCCTGACCTAAATCGGCACCAACCACCCTCTCTTCTAACTtccaaatttttggaaaattagcTATCAAGGACTCCATATTCTGACACACCGGATTCATGAGCCTACCAATAAGGGTCATCGAGAACTGCTGAATTCTCTGAGCCAAAACCAAACTGGAGATGGACACAGTTTCAGTACGAACCAGTGTTGCATTCTTCTTGCTGAAAACCAATTGAGCCATGATTCGCAGAAAAGAAATATAGCCACCCGCaagaaaaacccagaaaaaactgaagatgaaaagaaaagcaagaagGAGCGAATAACAAAACCAGAGAGAGATGATGCATAAACAAACCGCAAGCCTTCGTTTATATACCTCAACACTAACCCCTTCTCCCAAGAGCAGACCGTATCGAATCATATATTCTCCCATTACTATCCAGATTATCCCCAATCGTACCATCAAAACCATCGAAAAAGCCTGGAAATTATCATAAGGAAAAATCAAAGATATCCACCTTCCAAACCAGGATAAAGAGATCTCAAACAGAATCCCCAACCAAATCAGATATGAATCCCATAAAGTAAACCACAGAGACCAATACACAAACCCATAGGAGTCGACAATCCGGATTCCCTCCCACTCCAAATCCGTCGAAATCCCGAGATTAACACCACAGAAGACAATATTTCCCTTATTGAAATCCGATACTAGCAAAGAATAACAAAACCTGCCCAAATCCAGAGAAATGAATCCCCTCCAAATACAGATATTGAGACTTGAAAGCAGAACATCCAAACCCCTGATTGTAAGCGTTGGAACCATCCACGAATCTCCATCAGATACCATCATCAAGACCACCATCTCGACATTTCCAATCCCCCTTATAAGAATATACAAACTCCACCCGGCCGAATCATAAAGATCAGAGAACCCATTAAAGTCCCCCACAATCCCAAGATCTGCAACCAGCAGAATCAAACTTTGCCCAAAAAGAATCAGACTTCCGATCTGAATCCAATCATCATTAACCAGCAGAGATCGAAGGAGATCCTCTCCTCGCCTCCCAAACCCGTCGGGATCAATCAttcaaaacttgaaaacaaTCGCCTTCGAAATCGCCATGATTCGCAGTCCCTTTTAATTTGCATCTCCTTctggtttttttagtttatagtaTTGATAGTATTGATATCAATATTGATATTTATAGAATAGTGGTGAGGCTAAATATCAATATTGATAGTTTATAGTATTGTACCTCAGGACAGCCTAGATAAATAATACTTTAAATGGAGTGTCTTCATTTTAAAGGGTCTTCTTGTCCTGTCTGatctttttatcttcttattaCTTACtgtataccaaaaaaaaaaaaaaattgtagttacTTAAATAACTAAATTGAGATGGTCTATAAGTTAACTACACATTCTTCTAGCATTTCTCATTAGGGTGAGGCTAACATCTTTATTACTTATTAGGCGTGTATGCGAAATTCAAATGGTTCATTAGTTCGATAATTTGAACTTGTAGATGATATCCACTAATTGCAAATAATCTGCCGACAAATTTTTTGTAATCTTTCCCCCAGAAATCCGCCAAAACACAGcaaattaattagaattataCAAAGTCATAACATAAGGAGCTGATTTGCTCCAGAGAACGTAATCACATGAATTAGGTTTgcaattatgattttttaaaaaattaggtttCCAGTGAGTTGATTGTACTGTATATACTTGTATAAGTCGCATGCTTAATTTCACgcttcttttatttatacttttttaaaaaatgtgggGAGCCACACATTAACTTTATTTAAATACTACTTAATTAGTTTTGGTAAGGTGGCCTAAGTTAGGCCATGTTATTAAATTACGACTCCACTGGATTTAAGTTTAACTTGTTAGGCCAACCTGATTATCcccaatacaaaaatacaataatgtTGTTATTTGACAGATATATCTGTGGGCATGCCCCTATATGGTGATTTTTATACCAAAATTGTGCGATGGAAGATAAGAATCCAAAATGAACGGCTGAGATGGAATGGGAATATTACTAAAAATAGGATGAAGTTTGGGTCCAGATAGATAGAAGAaatgatgaggatggtgctgaGTGCTGCTGACCTTTTTGTCCTTCAAAACATAATATCTCTCTCACTCGTTGTCTTTCCCACTTGCATTGCATGGCCCAATTCTTCAATTAAACGACCGTTTCCAGTTATACCAAACCTCACCCATTTCAACTAATCTATGTTATGTGGCAATTTTTGCATGTTAATTACACGTACTCAACCCCATGAGTTtatttatcttccattttttcCCCACTAAAAGTGATAAAGTTTTTTCATGATGATTGAGACAGGCCTTTAGTTAGGCAAACGcaaaattattgtttggtttgcgctttttttgttaataaaataaacgTAATTAAATCTATGTttcaaaaaataaggaaaaatcaggaggaatttttttcaaaaaaagagaaagcaaagagcctactatatatataggaacTGTTTGAAAGTTTTCGATAGAAGAAGGTCAATGGTGTCGATGATAACCAGATTACATGCATTATGTAAGGAGACGTGATCATATAGCTAGATATTTACTTAAATGTATACTTGTGCGGTTGTGCCCATTTCagctttttgttgattgttaAATGAAAGATCCACGTACGAAAATATGAAATCACTGAAAGGCTAACCATTTTAATGTcgttcatatatataaatttatctttgAATTTCTGAATCTTGAATTTTCAGTACAATAACTAGTGAGCTATGAGTCTATGACCCTCTGATTAAGATATATAGATAAGTATATTATTTCAACAGATGACTTTTATATAGAATAATCTATTTGAGGAAATGGCAAATGTTATTTAAGAAATATGTATATACCCTCTTTAAAAAAAGGATAAATATTACTTTTGTTTGAACCAAAATGGATAAACATTCGAAAAAGGTAGGACCAAGAAaagtggagaaaaaaaattaggtacTCTTGCTCCGTACAAGAAT from Camelina sativa cultivar DH55 chromosome 3, Cs, whole genome shotgun sequence includes:
- the LOC104776686 gene encoding uncharacterized protein LOC104776686; this translates as MIDPDGFGRRGEDLLRSLLVNDDWIQIGSLILFGQSLILLVADLGIVGDFNGFSDLYDSAGWSLYILIRGIGNVEMVVLMMVSDGDSWMVPTLTIRGLDVLLSSLNICIWRGFISLDLGRFCYSLLVSDFNKGNIVFCGVNLGISTDLEWEGIRIVDSYGFVYWSLWFTLWDSYLIWLGILFEISLSWFGRWISLIFPYDNFQAFSMVLMVRLGIIWIVMGEYMIRYGLLLGEGVSVEVYKRRLAVCLCIISLWFCYSLLLAFLFIFSFFWVFLAGGYISFLRIMAQLVFSKKNATLVRTETVSISSLVLAQRIQQFSMTLIGRLMNPVCQNMESLIANFPKIWKLEERVVGADLGQGVFQFNFEDEEDILSVLQNGPYHFDGWMVSLVRWEPVISSSYPSAINFWVKVLGIPMHLWEVATFEAVGKKLGRIQEVDEETGSLCVSVNGFNPLIFKMVVPFATGDEIVVSLEYEKLNGVCEHCSRITHDSKVCPEVLKGATVQGADLQRDSRGSQRQFPAVKQEQHLNAGGWEKPRKHAKRALDFQSADSSEFGYFPQQRFGGQSSNGNGSHRPRQQEHLQGHAWGQKRSFGEVTGREEGSHRGTHSGNGEGSGKVPGYVLNRKSAGTAWPKPLFKVKQAAVVEHSSMRIDNIVGDPSSSDPPADKEAEGSVVKGDAGADLAMDFEVDNDDLLEDGEFDDMGKSDLNGVQEGAVSPTQGVGGHTDQGSEVQVDQVTDSQGDYDCIPKGEGNKQKLMGKLGNNTVGTKPSDGGRQGKKGMGALPKPPART